The DNA sequence TTGGGTTTTAATAAAATCCTCGGGTATTAATTCATTATCATATGTTGTAAAGTTATATGTAGAGTAAATTTTTGTATTATCAATATAATCAGTTTTAAAGAAATGTTCAGGACTATCTGGATTGGTATCAAATATAATTGCCTGCATTCCTACTCTAAGCCTTTTTAAACATTCTATTAATGTTTCTTTATGCAGTGTAGTTGCTTCATTAACGTAAATAAGCGCTGAATTAGAGCCTCTAAACCGCTCAAAATCACTTGCCCTATCACCACCATACAAATTAACTCTTAGTGAGTCTATTTCAAAATATGATATATTAGAAAATTTTGGCCTAAAGGGTATTTTAAGCATACTAGCAATATCTTCTAACTCACTCATAACATTAACCTCTAATGATTTTTGGGAATTTCCTATTATAAAATTATTGGTATTTCTTTTATACACATTCCTATTTGTAAGCAGTATTTTTAAGAATAGATAACATGCTAGAAATGTTTTACCGCTAGCAATCCCACCTGAGAGGATAATTTTACTTTGATTATTCTTCTCGATATTACGTACTACTTTAAGTTGTTTTTTAGTTAAATATTTACTTTCAAACCCTTTAAAATCAACCTCCAATGCTTTAGGCTTAATAAAATCCATTATATCAATACCAAAATCACGCTTGTACTCTCGCTGCATTTCTTTAAATATAGGCAGCTTATATATATCCATTACCATATCCTTTAAATTTGTAATTTAGAGCGCACATCTGTATCAGTAGCTTTAAGCTTTAGCATTGTCTTGTAACATAGTGACATTTTCTTAAGTTCTCTCTCCCTTTTAAGCTCATCGAGTTTAAGTTTTAACTCTTCAAGCTCACGACTCTCTTCTTCTGAATGTGCAACTTTTTTACTTAAAGTCTTCTTGCAAAGATTGTTAATTTGAGACTCGAGTTCTTCTATTTTGTAATTATGAGTTTTAAGTTCCAACTCTAAATAACGACTAAATGAATTTATAAATTCTAGTCCCAACATACTTTTAGCCATACTAAACTGACTTTTAAGATCACGCGCCTGGGCTGTACTTTGTGATGCATGAAATAAGATATTATTTAAAGTATCTTCACAAATAGTAAGCTTAGCAGCACCAGTAATATACTCAGGATCATCCTTAAGCGCTTCCCATTTGCGTCTCATCTTTCCTACATTAACACGACTAACTCCAAGCTCTTTTGCAATACATGCGTCATTAAGCTTACCTTCTCTAAAATACACAACATAATCATCAAACGATTTCTTTACCCTATTCATACCTTTTAATATAAGTTAACTAATAGGTTAACAAAAATATATTTAACATAAAATTTATAACAAAACAATAAATTTTACAAAAACAATTAATACTTATACGTACATGTACATTAAAGATCTATAAATAGAGATATATTTTTAAAACAAAAAAGATAAGGGGATTTATATGAATAAAATTAATTTTATTTTGATTTTATTATTACTAATTAGTAGTTGTGAATATGAGCATGGAAATGCTACACCTAAGAGTAGAGTTAAAAGAAACTTCGAAGAACAATCAGAAGTACAAAAAACACCTGAAGAAGTGTTAAAAGAAAAGTTAAATGATACTCAAAAAACAAACCTAGACTTTTTAAAAGATGCTTTAGGTGATGATTCTATTTTCAACAAAATTTTAAGTCATGATGAATCTAAAATAAAGGAAGCACTTGATCACATAAATACTGAACTTGCAAAATGCACAGGTGATAATGCTAGCGAGCAAAAAGAAACTTTTAAACAAGTAGTAAAGGGTGCTCTTAATGGTGGTGAAAACTTAGACCAATTTAAAGAACAAGCATCAAGCGCTTGTAATGGAGCAGGGGGTTAAATAAAACTCTAATAATAAGGAAGTTAAGACGAGATAGATTTAAAAAAGAAAGATTTAAGAAAATAAGACAACAAAATTCTAGATAAATAAGTGCAAAAAAGAATAAATTAAACTCGTTATAAAAATGGTAAGAGTAACTATAAAAGTAAACTTTAAGTTAACAGAAAGATAGAATTTAAATTTTGTACTAAAAAACCCATCATTGCAAAGTTGAAAGCTACTGAGTAGGCAAATAAAGGATATGGAAAGTAAAATTATAAGTATTTGTTAAGATTAAGTTAAAGTATTGTAGATATATTAACCAAATATATCAAAAAACACACTCTCTATTTATATAAATAGCCCTATAAGAGATATTTTCTATACAATGGTAACCTTTAAAAATTGACTCTACTCATAAGTATTTGCTAATATTTTTATAACTAATTTTATCTATTTTTAATATGTTTAGTTAACTTTGAAATTACATGAAAGGAAAACATTTAATTAACTGCAATCTTAACTTAAAAATTAAAGAATTAGAAATGCAAAATGAACGCTTAAGTGAAGAATTAACTTTAATTAAAAGTCAAAGCAAAACTAGACATACTAAAAAATTATCCCCACCTTTAAGATTTTATCTAAATGACAAGACAATTAGACTAGTAAAACGCGCTATAGAGAGACTTAAAAGTATAGACCCCATTTCAGGATGGTTTGTACACTTACTCTCAGTTACTGGTTGTAGGGGTGTTGAGATACAAAATGTAAAACTTACTGATATATATAAAGAGACGTGTAGTAATGGTGAAGTATTTTATTCTATTCGCGTTAATGTAGCTAAAAAGCGTAGCAATATCTGTATTAGAGAAGTAGTCATTAGTAAATCTGAATTTAAATCTATAATGCAAGCCCATCAAAACTACTTTTTATCTAAAGGAAAAGACACAAGACGTACATATCTATTTCAAAAAAGTAAACTTAAATTTCGTGACAATAAAGTTAGTATAATCAAGATTTCAAAACAGTTTAAGGAATTACTCATTAAGGGAGGATTTAAACATCGCAAATCTTTGCATATACTTCGTAATATATTTATAGCATCACTAAAGTCTAGAGGATATAATTCATTTGAAATTAAAGAACTTATGAAATATTCATCTACTTCTGAGATTGATAATGTTTATGGTCTCTCAAGTGCAAGTAAAATACAGGCTTACAAAGATATCAAAACTAGCTTGAAATAACTTTTAAGTTTTGTTAATATTTTTAAGGACTACTCCCTATTTCAAGATTTTTATCAAGAACCAGTAAATACCTAATTTGACATTCAGGTATTTATTTTACAAAAAAAATATTTGTTTTTGATAATTCTTTAGTTTATAATATATATATTCTTTAAACCAAAATTTCATTATGAAAAGAGAACAGGGACTCTAAACTTTTCTAGAGTCCCTGTTCTCTTTACGCTTGCATTTTAAACATTTCCGTTCAAGCATAACAAGTACTCTTTAATCCATACTTGACCTATTAGTTTTATTACCACTAAAGCGTGCTATATAGTTTATAAAAAGATTATGCTTTAAGAAAAGCTTAACTACTCTTAAATCATCAAATTCACTTACTTAAAAATGCCAATATCAGCACTACAAAGGTACTTACTTCCTTCTCTACTTAGTAGTTTCAATATTTCTTAAATATTCTCCTTGATGTAATCTCATATTCAACGCCCCGTTCTTTAAGTGTCAGTGAATCATAAAGCACAGATGACAAATTAGTTGCTATAAAATGATATCCTGGTGTATTTTTAATTTTAACTTCACTTATCTCAAATTCTCCATCTAAACATCTGTAAGCAGGGCCCTCCCACCTCACACTTGCATTAATATCAAACCGTCTCAGCACAGCGCATGGATTTAGAATATAACAATTACTTCTCATACACCCTGACTTAACAAAGTTATGATAATTCCTATTTATATCAAGAACACTAAACTGCAACTTTTTAAAAACTGATACGTAATAATGAAGAGATAAAAAGTAACACCCCCACTTACGTACTGCTGAGACTAAATTTGGATTATTTTGCGTTATTCTCATCCCTAACCTTCAACCTCCATTAAAGACTTAAATCTGGATCCTCAAGAAGACACTCTACACTACTATCATAAAAGTTTAGAATTTGATCTATAAATATAGAAATACTAAAGAAACTAGCTACAAATATACTCCTCTTGTTAATCTTAAGTATCCCATATCTTAAAGCGAAGTCATGACTCTTTTTGCAAATGCTTAAAAACACATCTAAACATAACTTAGCATTCTTAAGAGTAAGCCCTTCTCTACAAAGCCTTTCAAATAAAGGCTCTCCTTGTCTGTCTTTTCTACAAAATAAAACATCTTCAAAATCATATTTAGCTTCAATCATCTTTGCTATAAGGTCCCTTTTTGATACTACCACCCCTAACCCCCTTAACTTAAATATAACTATTAAAAAGGAATATCTTCATAAAACTCATCTTCAGACTTAAGATCATTAACATCTTGTGTCTTAGCATATGAGTTTAAGACGCAAATATCATTTACCAAAATACTGTATTTACTCTTACTCTCACCTGTACGCTTATCATTCCAACTTGAATAAGATA is a window from the Borrelia puertoricensis genome containing:
- a CDS encoding Mlp family lipoprotein → MNKINFILILLLLISSCEYEHGNATPKSRVKRNFEEQSEVQKTPEEVLKEKLNDTQKTNLDFLKDALGDDSIFNKILSHDESKIKEALDHINTELAKCTGDNASEQKETFKQVVKGALNGGENLDQFKEQASSACNGAGG
- a CDS encoding DUF261 family protein, coding for MRITQNNPNLVSAVRKWGCYFLSLHYYVSVFKKLQFSVLDINRNYHNFVKSGCMRSNCYILNPCAVLRRFDINASVRWEGPAYRCLDGEFEISEVKIKNTPGYHFIATNLSSVLYDSLTLKERGVEYEITSRRIFKKY
- a CDS encoding tyrosine-type recombinase/integrase; amino-acid sequence: MKGKHLINCNLNLKIKELEMQNERLSEELTLIKSQSKTRHTKKLSPPLRFYLNDKTIRLVKRAIERLKSIDPISGWFVHLLSVTGCRGVEIQNVKLTDIYKETCSNGEVFYSIRVNVAKKRSNICIREVVISKSEFKSIMQAHQNYFLSKGKDTRRTYLFQKSKLKFRDNKVSIIKISKQFKELLIKGGFKHRKSLHILRNIFIASLKSRGYNSFEIKELMKYSSTSEIDNVYGLSSASKIQAYKDIKTSLK
- a CDS encoding PBSX family phage terminase large subunit codes for the protein MDIYKLPIFKEMQREYKRDFGIDIMDFIKPKALEVDFKGFESKYLTKKQLKVVRNIEKNNQSKIILSGGIASGKTFLACYLFLKILLTNRNVYKRNTNNFIIGNSQKSLEVNVMSELEDIASMLKIPFRPKFSNISYFEIDSLRVNLYGGDRASDFERFRGSNSALIYVNEATTLHKETLIECLKRLRVGMQAIIFDTNPDSPEHFFKTDYIDNTKIYSTYNFTTYDNELIPEDFIKTQEEIYKDIPTYKARVLLGEWVSSCDAIFTNVNLTSKHEFISPIAYLDPAYSIGGDNTALCVLERVDQSYYAFIFQEKLPVGDPKMLNTIKTILTNLNVHKLYVEDRDNVSGHGNVTKMFLKLRAGMSHNFKIAPIKPISDKFTRIATLIEPFATSKLSIMDYSSKSAISDIYKYKGDGKSDDDSLDSLSASYMLLTLSMRTLKAHFTKIRFL
- a CDS encoding DUF603 domain-containing protein, whose protein sequence is MNRVKKSFDDYVVYFREGKLNDACIAKELGVSRVNVGKMRRKWEALKDDPEYITGAAKLTICEDTLNNILFHASQSTAQARDLKSQFSMAKSMLGLEFINSFSRYLELELKTHNYKIEELESQINNLCKKTLSKKVAHSEEESRELEELKLKLDELKRERELKKMSLCYKTMLKLKATDTDVRSKLQI